A segment of the Lycium ferocissimum isolate CSIRO_LF1 chromosome 10, AGI_CSIRO_Lferr_CH_V1, whole genome shotgun sequence genome:
AGGAAacaaaaagtgcaaatgaccctaaGGGATTAGTTCTGGGCCTGTTACTTATTATGAACAGAGGGCCAAGGCCCAATCCAAAAACCCTAACTACTATCATTTTTTTGGGCGGATTGGCCTTCTTCTAGGGTAGGcattaatttttgtccctcaaattggtggtctttaattttgcccttcgcctaatactccgaggttctgggttcgaatcccaatttcaccaaaaaaaaaaaaaaaaaaaaaaaaagaaattttgcaaggcaaaattttaaggcagaattttgaaattaaggtagagttttgcaggtagagtttcaaactctgccCGAATCATGCAAAACTCTGttttgcgaatccaaactctgccttatgaatgttttttaaatttttgaggCGAGCGGGGGTTTGAATCCAAAACCAAGGGGTTCtaacgaaggacaaaaattaaataccaccaatttaatggacaaaaattaaagaccaccccgaaataagggcattcctgcgaattggcCAACTACTGTTGGAGTAGAAATGACACTAGATAGTTTTAGGACTGCTATTTAAAATATAGCTAACATTCGTAAAAGTACTTAAGATTTAGCTACTTCAATGCTCCTTCTCGTTTTATTCTTCACTATcctgcttctttttcttcttgcatTATAATATAGGCCAAATCTGAACTTTTGGAATGATAATAGCACCTAGTTAGCTAAAGAGTTAATAGCCATTGCGTTGGTAATTAACCATTTCAAGAAGCAACATATCCATTCATAATGTTGCTAGAGGTACTGCACCAAGTGTTGCATTCGAGAATgtcactaaattttttttattaaaattagcTATGAACTTCGTCGCTAATCCATCACTGAATTGCTCGTAGCTAACAATGTTTTTGATAATTCACGCGAAGTAGAATTAGTGTGAATTTTGCTGTTTATTAGCTACAAAATTTATCTGTCGCTAATTCCCGACTTTTTTAGTAGCGTGGCTGATAAGGGTACATCATTTTAGTAGAAAACTTatccaaagaaaattaaaagaaaagaaaaaaaaaaactttggatGCTCACTTTGTGGACCTTTCTAGAACCATCACAAGTAATCATATAAGCCACCTGAAAAGCATCTTTTGCCGTTGCTCGTGATTTCCACCCTATGATTTATATTAAGATTATGGAATCAATCTATACAGTTGATATATATTAACAAGAAAGCTTATGAttaggagaaaaaaaataagaatattttatgaagaaaagtttttcttttggtttcccatctaattatatttgatatttttacTGGGGCTTCGGCTAATTCATCGGGGCGAAAGACTTATTTTACTgggatttttttaatatacaagaCTTTCCGAGACCTTTTATTAGTGTCGGATATTCTACCCATCCACCACATCCTTtggtgattaaaaaaaaaagttttgcaGCTTGAGTCTTTGGGGAGTTGTAGGAGGGGGAGATTTATTCTATCAAGTCAATAAGTTAATTTAATTTTCTAagttaaaaattcaaaacattTTACAGGTTATGTTCATTGtgcttattattttttcttcctttatcATGAATAattactttgaattttaaagtCGTTCGCtataaaatttggaaattttaaccAACGATACCTTGACAGTGTTATACTTGAGTTTttacccaaaaaataaaaataaaagaggaaaaaagaaaaagacattgTTATACCTAAAAGAATAAATCTTAGAAGATTCCTGTTTTCTTAAGTTTTCTATTAATCTATAAGTGCGAAGTACCCATTTTAAGAGAAAACTTTCCTGCAATATGTATCATGTATGAGATTATGAACCAATTCAATATTCCTCAacgtattttaaattttaaatcaaattttattACTGAATCGTTGTAAAACCACATGGTGGGTACTTTTTTCCATGTTAATTTTCAACGATTCAGTAATAAacatttatttagaaatttaaaTATGTTGTGCGTTTGTTGGTTTGGTACCTAATTTGATACATATATATTGCATGCCAGTTTTCTCTTAAGTTTATAATAGAATCCCGTGAGGTGGTAAGTATCCCTCCATTCTAAACTCTGTAGCATGAGTGGATATACGTGACATCACTTGTTGTTATTAGAGTGTATTCATTTCTTCCCTCTTCAAATATTGATACGGTTatacccgcaagggtggctcagttggttgagcacaGGACTTCCATAATGGAGGTCTTAGGTTCGACATTCCCTGTCTACGAtagcaggggatttgccttctgggttgAGCTCGTCGCATGGGGCTTTTCTAGTGCGAGTTATCTCTTCTGTGTGGTTTGCGGTCGGCTATTGCACAGGAGTgaggtttaccctgtgcgcacccgaaaaGTAGTGGACGCGGGTTctcttgtcataaaaaaatgaTAATGTTACGAAAATTCTACGTACACCACTATAATTGATAGGAAACGTGTGTTGGTTATCTCTCCTGTGGTTTGATACCGTTATGAAAAATTCTGCGTATGCCACTATAATTGATAGGGAATGCTTAACACCCAATTTGAATTGGTTGAATCTCAAAGCAGATACCAGACACCGGATGAAAAGCTAAATATATGaaagtttaattttcttttaaagagGACCATGGGCAGCCGTTTAGATGGGACCTTTATAAACTTTTGGCGCGCTATGGGTGCCAGGTAAGTTATGATTCTTGCAAATGATTAACACCACCAATGTGAGCTACAATAATCATTAATATCACCGTTAGGATAGTAATCCTAGTTATTCGtacaataatgttggatttgCATGGGGACTTCTAATAATGACTTATGGTTTGCTATTAACTATTTGTGTTTGTAGTGAAGGTTAGCAATGATAATATAGTTTTTACCACCAAACAATTGGGTTACAAATGGAAGTCCGAAATCTAATTACTCCTATTTGATAATCCTCACGAGAACAAGAATATCAAACTTTGGAATTCAGATATATATCTTGTAATGAAAACTTTGAGTTTGAAGTTCGGTTGGCCAATATTAGTCAAAATTATTGTATGAGCTCTTTTTCTAAGTTGAGTTGAAAATTTAGATCCAAATAAAGTattatttgataatattttttttttcaccatatGATaactatttgatttttttttttgatattattttatatataattgtcACGACTCAACACTAAAATTCGTAAGTTGACACTTATTGAAATTTCTCTACTCAGTATTCTCAACATATTGGTATAGACGTCATCAAACAACTCAATCATACTTGTAGTTTTTTAATTTAACTTCCTtcacattaatatttataactaTAGGATCAAATCAACGAAATTTCTTTGACCAGCTCTAAAGTATGACAGCATCAAATTTATCATCTTTAATTGGTACGTCCAATTATATAGAAGATAAGATGAAACGCATGCTAGTTggaaaacaataaagaaaaaatgataGCGGGAAGTAATCATACCTTTCAAATCAGAAAGATAGTGCAACGGACAATGCAAAGTAGCCCTTTTTGCTTTCTTGGACCAGTccatctcattttttttaaaagtatttagttTATATTCGCTTTGTGCAAGTCCATTAAGGGATAAATTTCACTAAGGAATTTAACATTTACTATATACATGAAAAAAATTggtcgtgtatgtgtgtgtatatacatatatggtttGGACCGTACTCCTTTTCGTTCTTTTAGCTCCGCCCCTGGTATAGTGCTCTTTACTAAGATGTTTTCACTCTCAGGAGAACTCGAGATCTCTAGTCGAGTGTGGAATCTTAATCAGTTTACCACGCctcttaatatttattttgtctCATTTTATGTAAATGTGCTTGAtgttaaagaaaaaagaaagacttgTGGAAATTGTGATCTTAAATATGCCATGACATTTATGCAATTATAAATTATCTTATTAAAGGCAAAGTAGAAAGTTTAACATTAAATGGTTCCTAAATACAAAGAGGTATTCTTTATATCCCAATTTATATaacacactttcctttttagtctatctCAACATCTTTCTGCATGTAGAAGtaatttaacttcaaaaattGCATTTAGCCACAAATATTTAAtgcttgttttagaccataaatttcaaaaacctccgattctttttgaaaatttgtgcCCAGTCGAACAGTGTCACAAATATCTAGACGGATGCGAAATTATTGTTCTTTTTTagacaaacaaaaaagaatcatattaaaattcttttctttgggCCATGGCTCGTAGAATCCTGTATAAATTAGACCCTCACAATTCACAAGCAACATAGGATACTTATTACTAGCTAATGACTGAAATTAACATGGCTACTCATAGCAATTTCAAGAATGCACTGATTGCATTTTTAGCCCCTCTTCCTTCTATTCTCTTCTACCTCTCTTTCCTTCAGCATCACAATGAAAACAACTCATTGTGGAACTGGTGCAATCACCATCCACTTTTGCTTGCTAATATCATGTTTTTCCTCAATGTCAATGTCCTCTTTTGGTTCATTTCTCTTCTTCAATCAAGCCTCCACTGGGTAAttaactcttttatttttactttgatGAATTAAGTTTAAGTTCTTTTTTTCCATGGAAGTTCTATAAGGCATTACAGTGTCTCTTGGAATCAATACTAATTTATCTAATGTGTTTGCAAAATAGTTAATTATTATGGAGTTTTAAATTCTACAAGTAAACCTACATGATAATATCTTGAAGTTTCACCCGTAAATTTGAAACGCCATGATAGTGGCTATTTTTTCAAGTACAAGAACTAAAAAGtggttatttttaaattttagccAAATATAATAAAAGCATAGTATTAAAACACCAACTAGTTGAAAATATCTTATTATCTATAATCACAGGTGTTGGACTAAGTCAGCctaaatatacttttttttttaacgtgATGTGATATTGTTCGTTTTGTGCCAAATGTGCACGATTTTCTGAACAATGATAGTAATGTACATAAAAGATAGGGGAAGTTACACATTTGACCGTTTGACCAAAATACTTACAGTTGCtaatcaatatgcatatgttatATACTAATTGTATATTACTATGCATTTGTCGGCTATTTTTCTGTGCGGACGactatttaagttaattttcCTAAAAGGATTCGTGTACACTTCCAACTAACTTGGGATTGAGACGAAGTTGATTAACCGACTTAATTTTAGCCTGTTTTTGTTTTGCGAAATTGATTTTGCAGATGATAGGTTTGTACTGGATGTTGATTCCAGTAATGCAGCTACATTTCTATGCAAATCATCCAATGGCACAGTACAATCAATTGAGGTCATGGACTGTGACAATTTTGACATGTATTTGGAGTATTAGGATGATTCATAGCTATTTCAGAAGGGAAAATTGGCAGTTGGGAGCTAAGCAAGACTGGAGATACATAGATATGAGCCACCAGTATGGAAAGAACTGGTGGTGGATCTCTTTCTTTGCTATTTATCTCTCTCAGCAGGTAATTAATTAGTATTAactcttttctttcatttgttatgtttttggttgatgaaattatgCAAAAATGATTCTGTTTCTTCTGTTATGTTGTTTGTGAAAAATCTAGTGGATTGAAATAGTTAGAGGCTCACATTGGTTGAGGGTATGTGCTGTTAGTTCATCGTATGGTTTTGGACAGTCCTCATTTCAAGTCGAATGTGGGATTTAAAGTAATTGGTTCCTGTAGCGACCTCAAATTAATATATACAATGATAACTCTGTTCACAGTCAAATGTTTGTAGATATTTAGTGATTTCttaatacatatatagggtATAGTAAAAAGCTACTGAGTCCACGCGAACACATATGTTACACTGTAGAACCTCCCATGACATCATAAGCTACTTTTTGGTTTTGAGTTAGTTTCAAAGTCCACTAGATTCATTTTCTTAACACATAATATCAGTACTAGACAACTTCCTATTCTCGTTTATCCAATCTTGGGCACTAATTTTATGTTATCCATGCTTCAGAATTCCTGTTCTGGGCATGTGGGGTTTTTTTAGGGTCCCACGCTAGTTGATAATATGTGTCGTCTCCTCATATGAATTTGGGTAATCCACACTTTTGCTAGCTTTAAGGTTTGAATTAGGCCTAATATCCATTTCCTTAacatgtttcaaaatattctaaTATTTTACAGGTTTTTCATAGATCATTTTGCAGTATTAGCCTTTGATTGAGTTTATGTGCAATATGCAATTTCTGAAGCCACAACAAACACATAAACAAGTGTTGAACCAAATAGAGGGAACATGGCAAGATTATTAACTTAATTAGTATCAACGTTCTTAGCCTTTCCCCAAGCTCTAGCAGCTGTCTATTCTAATTGTTCTAATCAAtattgctcggactctccaacaTTTTTGCCGCACTCGTGTCGGATTCTCTAAAATAtactatttttggaggatccgacacgcaaCATTGTTTGCTTTCTTCATTTCGCAATCAAATTTGAAAGTTCATAATAACTGAAAAAAACATTAAATCACATCTGCATTATGTGAGTTGGGAGAAACAAAGACAAGAAGAAAAGAATACATTTGCCCTTATAGGCAGGAGGGCATGGGGGTTCATCCGAATCACCTTACCGGAGctatttctttttatgtaaatataaTAGCGTTAAATTCCCGtgacttcttcgtgtgtttatTTTTGTATACTCTGAATCCCTTCAGTGAAAATTCTGACTTCGCTACTATTTGCAGGTTTTACAGATAGGGATCTGCCTGCCTATGTATATCGTCCATACAGTGGATAAGCCATGGAGCTTTTTGGATTTCATTGCCATAGCCATCTGCCTCTCCGGCATTACAATAGCCTTTTACGCCGATACACAGCTCAACAATTTTAAATGCAGAAATCAAAAACTGAAAGAACTTGGCCAGCCAATGGTTCCAAATCTTGAAAAAGGCCTATGGTGTTACTCAAGACATCCAAATTATTTTGGTGAACAATTGTGGTGGTGGGGATTGGCCTTATTTACATGGaatttgggccaaaattggATATTTATTGGTCCACTTATAAATAGCATTTGCTTGGGATATGTTACTATGCTTGTGGAGAAGAAAATGGTTAGAGATAACTACAGAGTTGATGCATATAAGCTCTACCAAAAGACTACTTCTGTGTGGATTCCATGGTTCAAGTCTTCCACAAATGGAAAAGATAAGAAAAATTGAGTCCATATTTATTAGTACTACTTGATAAGAAGACTGAAACATCAATGTATTGTAATTTGCTTTGTATTTATTTCTCTTGTATGATTCATTTGCTTGCTTCTCTACTATGAAAAATGTGCTATTTGTTCATAAATGTAGTCTTTGTTTTAAGCTTTTAAAAGTCCAAGAATCTatttcatattaaaaataacTTGTCTTTGGATCCCTGAATTATTCATTACTTATAATTTAATTCTATTATCGTTATGATGTTTTGgtaaatgacaattttttttaaaaaaaattgcacaaaaataatttattgtaaCATTATAAGAGCATTCCGAATGCTAAAAAGTTTTGgttcattttatttatgatgTAAGAGATCCTGAAAAGCTTTCTTTCATTATACGAGTTAATAAAGGAATGACAGAGTTAAGTTTCTTTGGAATAACTAAATTCTTAAATCATACATACAATTTTTTAGCTAAAGCTGCATATATGGAGTAGTTGATTACATACTGTAGTTTCTGCTTTTCTTAAAGAGTAGGTAGTGTTATGCTGGAATATAATCCTTAGAATATATGTTTGATCGTATATattacatattttaaaaaaattaaatcgaCAAAAATATTGATAAAAACGAACCAatttaattagtttaatttaattttaatatttaaaaattgatttggttctttttttaaggaaaaaaatcacCAGGCACACCCCTAACTGTGACAAGAGAAAAGTTTCACATTTTCACTGTTAGCTAAAAGCCTAAAACATATATGTAAATATTCTCTCTGTTCACATCTTTTAGGAAATAATAATTGACATGACTATTTTACCACAATGTCCATATAATTGATGTTTAGTCTTAGGTCTTGAGAAATGATTTGAGAATTAGTATTTAATGCTAAGggtaaaacacaaaaaaaaaaaatatatatatatatatcttatatgtatgtttttctCTTGCAATGCTGTAAGTCACAACTAAAagtaaaaatgtatttttaatataaaagtgaacggagtaaaagtgaacggagagtatatgttaaaaaaataagagtcctaaagaaagaaaaatggcaCGTTGCAACAACTAAACCGTTATTCTCGTTATTTtccatctctcttttctctttcagATCAAGATACACAAATCattttcaaattccaattcCTTAAATTTTTCAATCTTATTCtcaactaaaaaaataataatataaagagtgCATCAATGGCTACGTTAGAAAGCTTGATCGGATTGGTTAACAGAATTCAACGTGCATGTACTATTTTAGGAGATCATGGTGGTGAAggaatgtccctatgggaaGCTCTTCCTACCGTTGCCGTCGTCGGTGGCCAGGCTAGTATTTATTTCTatgttcttttttgtttattttccaCCCGGTGTTCAATATGCGTATTGAGGCCCGACTAAATGAAGGAGTACTTACAGGATATTTTCTATGTTACTGTAACAATCTATGAACAATCCAAGGTAGATTTaggatttcatttttttttatttttttttgaggatttaaattttatgggttcaacGTTTAGG
Coding sequences within it:
- the LOC132032871 gene encoding uncharacterized protein C594.04c-like; translation: MTEINMATHSNFKNALIAFLAPLPSILFYLSFLQHHNENNSLWNWCNHHPLLLANIMFFLNVNVLFWFISLLQSSLHWMIGLYWMLIPVMQLHFYANHPMAQYNQLRSWTVTILTCIWSIRMIHSYFRRENWQLGAKQDWRYIDMSHQYGKNWWWISFFAIYLSQQVLQIGICLPMYIVHTVDKPWSFLDFIAIAICLSGITIAFYADTQLNNFKCRNQKLKELGQPMVPNLEKGLWCYSRHPNYFGEQLWWWGLALFTWNLGQNWIFIGPLINSICLGYVTMLVEKKMVRDNYRVDAYKLYQKTTSVWIPWFKSSTNGKDKKN